A window of Chloracidobacterium sp. N contains these coding sequences:
- a CDS encoding carbonic anhydrase — protein MSSPRHTFERRLACCCFAPLMALAFVHPTAIAQSKSPAKPAVSQPAVTPEEKTPKSTPALTNEQLQADPEAALKVLLEGNRRFAAGETIHPRQDIARIRETAKGQKPFAIIIGCSDSRVPNEIVFDQGLGDLFIVRTAGQVSTYSSWGSIEFAEEVLGAKLIFVLGHTKCGAVQAAVRLPEVPGHIVTLINDIKPAAQRVKGQPGDEVENAVRENVRMQVEKLKNLEPVLAKRFREGKLKIVGGVYDIGTGLITLVE, from the coding sequence ATGTCGTCCCCAAGACACACCTTTGAGCGACGATTGGCTTGCTGTTGTTTTGCGCCTCTTATGGCGCTGGCCTTTGTTCATCCCACTGCCATTGCCCAGTCCAAGTCACCAGCAAAGCCGGCTGTCAGTCAGCCCGCTGTCACGCCAGAGGAAAAGACGCCCAAAAGCACACCGGCGCTGACAAATGAGCAACTTCAGGCCGACCCCGAAGCCGCCCTCAAGGTACTGCTCGAAGGCAATCGCCGCTTTGCCGCCGGCGAAACCATCCATCCCCGCCAGGACATTGCGCGGATTCGTGAAACGGCCAAAGGGCAAAAACCCTTTGCCATCATCATCGGCTGCTCTGATTCCCGGGTGCCCAACGAAATTGTCTTTGACCAGGGACTGGGCGACCTGTTCATCGTTCGGACCGCCGGCCAGGTTTCGACCTATTCTTCGTGGGGAAGTATCGAATTTGCCGAGGAAGTGCTTGGCGCAAAGCTCATCTTTGTGCTGGGACACACGAAATGCGGCGCGGTGCAGGCGGCGGTCCGGCTCCCGGAAGTACCAGGGCACATTGTGACCCTCATCAACGACATCAAGCCTGCTGCCCAGCGGGTCAAGGGCCAGCCCGGCGATGAAGTCGAAAACGCCGTCCGGGAAAACGTCCGCATGCAGGTCGAAAAGCTCAAAAATCTTGAGCCGGTTCTGGCCAAGCGGTTTCGTGAGGGCAAGCTCAAGATCGTCGGCGGCGTCTATGACATTGGCACCGGTCTCATCACGCTCGTCGAGTAG